One genomic segment of Primulina tabacum isolate GXHZ01 chromosome 9, ASM2559414v2, whole genome shotgun sequence includes these proteins:
- the LOC142556726 gene encoding uncharacterized protein LOC142556726, whose amino-acid sequence MAATGCFGMRGRSVHPQEHRQTIKLVMCDGEMRIYDRPIKAGELMDEFPKHMVCRSDCFYIGQKIPTLPQHHRLKPGHNYFLLPAIFFQSTFTFASFLRCSSNFGAAAFHIEKTLAGSLRIKLSEEYGQRQELEAAGMAKTLIITTPQLRKDYEQLVVLVRRNQWKPKLDTIAEKKSNRISRSKRKTRKKKSSVLV is encoded by the coding sequence ATGGCGGCCACAGGTTGCTTCGGCATGAGGGGCCGGAGCGTACACCCACAAGAACACCGCCAAACCATAAAGCTCGTTATGTGCGACGGCGAAATGCGTATTTACGACCGACCCATCAAAGCCGGAGAGCTGATGGACGAGTTCCCCAAGCACATGGTGTGCCGCTCCGACTGCTTCTACATAGGCCAGAAAATCCCGACTCTTCCCCAACACCATCGCCTCAAGCCCGGCCATAACTATTTCCTCCTTCCTGCTATTTTTTTCCAGTCCACCTTCACATTCGCGTCATTCCTTCGCTGCAGCTCCAACTTCGGCGCCGCCGCTTTTCATATAGAAAAGACTCTGGCAGGGAGTCTCAGAATTAAACTATCCGAAGAATACGGTCAACGGCAAGAACTGGAGGCGGCAGGGATGGCTAAAACGTTAATCATTACGACCCCGCAGTTGCGCAAAGACTATGAGCAGCTGGTCGTCCTTGTGCGACGAAACCAATGGAAACCGAAGCTCGACACCATTGCTGAGAAGAAGAGCAACCGTATTTCCAGGAGTAAACGGAAGACGAGGAAGAAGAAATCATCAGTTTTAGTGTAA
- the LOC142555977 gene encoding uncharacterized protein LOC142555977 isoform X2, translating into MEVFEMFIWGKETWKARRDTERSCATISFMDFFKLKKFRNAQKPDDKNVDHNQPAREPEEPRNGDCDVLGKLVHVDSTNAEIEDDDDDFITNEVKKRLKELKRNSFMVLIPEESSLVDEEDGEEKGGTGACEWRDVEAEGRQFWSGFDVVYDIYCERMLLFNRSSAQQLLEVGSQVLSTHPQGLLLESFLLPLGDFL; encoded by the exons ATGGAGGTATTTGAGATGTTCATATGGGGAAAGGAAACGTGGAAAGC GAGAAGGGACACAGAGCGCAGCTGTGCAACCATTTCATTTATGGATTTCTTCAAACTGAAAAAGTTTAGGAATGCCCAAAAACCAGATGACAAAAATGTTGATCATAATCAGCCAGCGAGAGAGCCAGAGGAGCCCAGGAATGGGGATTGTGACGTATTGGGTAAGTTAGTTCATGTTGATTCTACAAATGCTGAAATAGAAGATGACGATGATGATTTCATCACAAATGAGGTGAAGAAGAGGCTGAAAGAGTTGAAAAGAAACAGCTTCATGGTGTTGATACCTGAAGAAAGTTCTCTAGTAGATGAGGAAGACGGGGAGGAAAAAGGGGGTACGGGTGCTTGTGAGTGGAGGGATGTAGAAGCAGAAGGGAGACAGTTTTGGTCTGGTTTTGATGTTGTGTATGACATATATTGTGAGCGCATGCTGTTGTTCAACCGCTCAAGTGCCCAGCAACTGCTAGAAGTTG GATCTCAAGTGCTTTCAACTCACCCCCAAGGTCTTCTTCTAGAAAGCTTTCTTCTCCCCTTGGGTGACTTTCTTTGA
- the LOC142555977 gene encoding uncharacterized protein LOC142555977 isoform X1: protein MEVFEMFIWGKETWKARRDTERSCATISFMDFFKLKKFRNAQKPDDKNVDHNQPAREPEEPRNGDCDVLGKLVHVDSTNAEIEDDDDDFITNEVKKRLKELKRNSFMVLIPEESSLVDEEDGEEKGGTGACEWRDVEAEGRQFWSGFDVVYDIYCERMLLFNRSSAQQLLEVGFQDLVRQLFLCVSKPICTIKLKMPQDLKCFQLTPKVFF from the exons ATGGAGGTATTTGAGATGTTCATATGGGGAAAGGAAACGTGGAAAGC GAGAAGGGACACAGAGCGCAGCTGTGCAACCATTTCATTTATGGATTTCTTCAAACTGAAAAAGTTTAGGAATGCCCAAAAACCAGATGACAAAAATGTTGATCATAATCAGCCAGCGAGAGAGCCAGAGGAGCCCAGGAATGGGGATTGTGACGTATTGGGTAAGTTAGTTCATGTTGATTCTACAAATGCTGAAATAGAAGATGACGATGATGATTTCATCACAAATGAGGTGAAGAAGAGGCTGAAAGAGTTGAAAAGAAACAGCTTCATGGTGTTGATACCTGAAGAAAGTTCTCTAGTAGATGAGGAAGACGGGGAGGAAAAAGGGGGTACGGGTGCTTGTGAGTGGAGGGATGTAGAAGCAGAAGGGAGACAGTTTTGGTCTGGTTTTGATGTTGTGTATGACATATATTGTGAGCGCATGCTGTTGTTCAACCGCTCAAGTGCCCAGCAACTGCTAGAAGTTG GTTTTCAGGACTTGGTGAGGCAGCTATTTTTGTGTGTTTCTAAACCTATATGCACGATAAAGCTTAAAATGCCTCAGGATCTCAAGTGCTTTCAACTCACCCCCAAGGTCTTCTTCTAG
- the LOC142555977 gene encoding uncharacterized protein LOC142555977 isoform X4, with product MEVFEMFIWGKETWKARRDTERSCATISFMDFFKLKKFRNAQKPDDKNVDHNQPAREPEEPRNGDCDVLGKLVHVDSTNAEIEDDDDDFITNEVKKRLKELKRNSFMVLIPEESSLVDEEDGEEKGGTGACEWRDVEAEGRQFWSGFDVVYDIYCERMLLFNRSSAQQLLEVFRTW from the exons ATGGAGGTATTTGAGATGTTCATATGGGGAAAGGAAACGTGGAAAGC GAGAAGGGACACAGAGCGCAGCTGTGCAACCATTTCATTTATGGATTTCTTCAAACTGAAAAAGTTTAGGAATGCCCAAAAACCAGATGACAAAAATGTTGATCATAATCAGCCAGCGAGAGAGCCAGAGGAGCCCAGGAATGGGGATTGTGACGTATTGGGTAAGTTAGTTCATGTTGATTCTACAAATGCTGAAATAGAAGATGACGATGATGATTTCATCACAAATGAGGTGAAGAAGAGGCTGAAAGAGTTGAAAAGAAACAGCTTCATGGTGTTGATACCTGAAGAAAGTTCTCTAGTAGATGAGGAAGACGGGGAGGAAAAAGGGGGTACGGGTGCTTGTGAGTGGAGGGATGTAGAAGCAGAAGGGAGACAGTTTTGGTCTGGTTTTGATGTTGTGTATGACATATATTGTGAGCGCATGCTGTTGTTCAACCGCTCAAGTGCCCAGCAACTGCTAGAA GTTTTCAGGACTTGGTGA
- the LOC142555977 gene encoding uncharacterized protein LOC142555977 isoform X3 encodes MEVFEMFIWGKETWKARRDTERSCATISFMDFFKLKKFRNAQKPDDKNVDHNQPAREPEEPRNGDCDVLGKLVHVDSTNAEIEDDDDDFITNEVKKRLKELKRNSFMVLIPEESSLVDEEDGEEKGGTGACEWRDVEAEGRQFWSGFDVVYDIYCERMLLFNRSSAQQLLEVGSISKLYYHFIKCKG; translated from the exons ATGGAGGTATTTGAGATGTTCATATGGGGAAAGGAAACGTGGAAAGC GAGAAGGGACACAGAGCGCAGCTGTGCAACCATTTCATTTATGGATTTCTTCAAACTGAAAAAGTTTAGGAATGCCCAAAAACCAGATGACAAAAATGTTGATCATAATCAGCCAGCGAGAGAGCCAGAGGAGCCCAGGAATGGGGATTGTGACGTATTGGGTAAGTTAGTTCATGTTGATTCTACAAATGCTGAAATAGAAGATGACGATGATGATTTCATCACAAATGAGGTGAAGAAGAGGCTGAAAGAGTTGAAAAGAAACAGCTTCATGGTGTTGATACCTGAAGAAAGTTCTCTAGTAGATGAGGAAGACGGGGAGGAAAAAGGGGGTACGGGTGCTTGTGAGTGGAGGGATGTAGAAGCAGAAGGGAGACAGTTTTGGTCTGGTTTTGATGTTGTGTATGACATATATTGTGAGCGCATGCTGTTGTTCAACCGCTCAAGTGCCCAGCAACTGCTAGAAGTTG GATCAATTAGCAAGCTATATTATCACTTTATTAAATGTAAAGGGTAA